The following coding sequences are from one Streptomyces sp. V3I7 window:
- a CDS encoding GtrA family protein produces the protein MRPVAPGPPPQSAAPRARRSAPYRSELLGFAAVGLLAYAADLGLFTVLRGPVGLGPLTAKALSFAAGCTVAYVGNARGTYRHARVAGLRPYAVFVAVNLAGALVQLGCLAVSHYGLGLTSQRADTVSGAGIGMALATCLRFWGTRTWVFHNKGNEGRVGSWTG, from the coding sequence CTGCGGCCCGTCGCTCCCGGACCTCCGCCGCAGTCCGCCGCCCCCCGCGCCCGGCGCAGCGCGCCGTACCGGAGCGAGCTTCTCGGCTTCGCCGCCGTCGGTCTGCTTGCCTACGCCGCCGACCTGGGGCTGTTCACCGTCCTGCGTGGTCCCGTCGGCCTCGGGCCGCTCACCGCCAAGGCGCTGTCCTTCGCGGCCGGTTGCACGGTCGCGTACGTCGGCAACGCGCGCGGCACCTACCGGCACGCGCGCGTGGCGGGCCTGCGCCCGTACGCCGTGTTCGTCGCCGTGAACCTGGCGGGCGCCCTCGTCCAGCTCGGCTGTCTGGCCGTCAGCCACTACGGGCTCGGGCTCACCTCGCAGCGCGCCGACACGGTCTCCGGTGCCGGGATCGGCATGGCGCTTGCCACGTGCTTGCGTTTCTGGGGTACGCGCACATGGGTGTTCCACAACAAGGGCAACGAGGGCAGAGTCGGATCATGGACTGGTTGA
- a CDS encoding PadR family transcriptional regulator, with protein sequence MEPGDSTKRARAAAQLRKGVLEYCVLALMRDRPRYGVELLQALEESGALATSQGTVYPLLSRLRRDDLVSTTWQESASGPPRRYYALTDSGRAALDEFTRVWPGFRDAVDAFLTTSRPITGDLA encoded by the coding sequence ATGGAACCAGGCGATTCGACCAAGCGGGCCCGGGCAGCCGCCCAGCTGCGCAAGGGTGTCCTGGAGTACTGCGTACTCGCGTTGATGCGGGACCGGCCCCGTTATGGGGTGGAACTCCTCCAGGCCCTGGAGGAGTCCGGTGCCCTGGCGACCAGCCAGGGCACGGTCTACCCGCTGCTCTCCCGGCTCCGCCGCGACGACCTGGTCAGCACCACCTGGCAGGAGTCCGCCTCCGGACCACCCCGTCGCTACTACGCGCTCACCGACAGCGGCCGGGCCGCGCTCGACGAGTTCACCCGCGTCTGGCCCGGCTTCCGCGACGCCGTCGACGCCTTCCTGACCACCTCACGCCCCATCACCGGAGACCTCGCATGA
- a CDS encoding YihY/virulence factor BrkB family protein: MDWLKKLPVIGPLVTRLMHTHAWRAYERLDDGKWTRLAAAMTFVSFISLFPLLTLAAAIAAATLSTGQQKTLQDKVTAQFPGLGDKLDISGLVHNAGTVGLVAGIVLMFTGMSWVAQMRDCLRAVWDLPDEEENPILAKAKDAGVLLGLGAAFLATIALSTIASAMVGWIIDQLGIDRSGPGGILLRIAAFAVAVLANFLLLLYVLTLFPGVEPTRRSLIEAALIGAVGFELLKVLLSGYIQGVATKSMYGAFGVPVALLLWINFTAKLVLFCAAWTATPKAAGEVTDGTKDDAPDRAAASGD, translated from the coding sequence ATGGACTGGTTGAAGAAACTCCCCGTCATCGGACCGCTCGTCACGCGTCTGATGCACACGCACGCGTGGCGGGCCTACGAGCGCTTGGACGACGGGAAGTGGACGCGGCTCGCCGCCGCGATGACGTTCGTCAGCTTCATCTCGCTGTTCCCGCTGCTGACGCTGGCCGCCGCGATCGCCGCCGCCACCTTGAGCACCGGGCAGCAGAAGACGCTCCAGGACAAGGTCACCGCCCAGTTCCCCGGCCTCGGCGACAAGCTGGACATCAGCGGCCTGGTCCACAACGCCGGCACCGTCGGACTCGTCGCCGGCATCGTCCTGATGTTCACCGGCATGAGCTGGGTCGCGCAGATGCGCGACTGCCTGCGCGCGGTGTGGGACCTGCCCGACGAGGAGGAGAACCCGATCCTCGCCAAGGCGAAGGACGCGGGCGTGCTGCTCGGCCTCGGCGCCGCGTTCCTCGCCACCATCGCGCTGTCCACCATCGCCTCGGCGATGGTGGGCTGGATCATCGACCAGCTCGGCATCGACCGCTCGGGCCCCGGCGGCATCCTGCTGCGCATCGCCGCGTTCGCCGTCGCCGTCCTCGCGAACTTCCTGCTCCTGCTCTACGTCCTGACCCTGTTCCCGGGGGTCGAGCCGACGCGCCGCAGCCTGATCGAGGCGGCCCTGATCGGCGCGGTCGGCTTCGAGCTGCTGAAGGTCCTGCTCAGCGGCTACATCCAGGGCGTGGCCACGAAGAGCATGTACGGCGCCTTCGGCGTCCCCGTGGCCCTGCTGCTCTGGATCAACTTCACCGCGAAACTGGTGCTGTTCTGCGCCGCCTGGACGGCGACGCCGAAGGCCGCCGGGGAGGTCACTGACGGGACGAAGGACGACGCACCAGATCGGGCAGCGGCCAGCGGCGATTGA
- a CDS encoding thiol-disulfide oxidoreductase DCC family protein — protein MAAAGGRGAVRVPVRGLTVLYDAECSLCTHVRDWLLRQPRLVPLELVAAGSEEARRRYPGLDHDATLDDVTVVGDAGQVYRSTAAWIVVLWALREHRPLAHRLSTPTGAAFAKGAVLAAAKWRGRQSRQGRQWGGSAYRRAQGWTYDPPQGWTYAPPSCDDGACTTR, from the coding sequence GTGGCGGCCGCCGGGGGCCGGGGCGCCGTGCGCGTCCCGGTCCGCGGGCTCACCGTGCTGTACGACGCCGAGTGCTCGCTGTGCACCCACGTGCGCGACTGGCTGCTGCGGCAACCGAGACTGGTCCCGCTGGAGTTGGTCGCGGCCGGCTCCGAGGAGGCCCGGCGGCGCTACCCCGGCCTCGACCACGACGCCACCCTCGACGACGTCACCGTCGTCGGCGACGCCGGGCAGGTCTACCGCTCCACCGCGGCCTGGATCGTCGTGCTGTGGGCGCTGCGCGAGCACCGCCCGCTCGCCCACCGGCTCAGCACCCCGACCGGCGCCGCGTTCGCCAAGGGCGCGGTGCTGGCCGCCGCGAAGTGGCGGGGCAGGCAGAGCAGGCAGGGCAGGCAGTGGGGCGGCTCGGCGTACCGCCGGGCGCAGGGATGGACGTACGACCCGCCCCAGGGCTGGACGTACGCTCCCCCCAGCTGTGACGACGGCGCGTGCACCACTCGTTAG
- a CDS encoding metallophosphoesterase, with the protein MVIVFVLVALAVLAAVTGLYWYVWRRLVRDTTAGPNRARRTGTAFFLTGPALMIGALVAERTGAPFWLQRVLAWPGFLWMACSLYLLLAVVAGEAVRPLLRRMTDRHALAVPAEAARAVPAGAAARNPAPIADAPAPAAETPASAAEAPASAVRPSASAAEAPASAAEIAAPAAETLPPAGEPPVPAADTAVPAAPAPPPTVDPPAPLAEAPASTHPESASAAPSRRLFVSRVVAGAAASAAVATVGVGTYGVLRGPGVKRVTVPLVRLPRAAHGFRIAVVSDIHLGPVLGRGFAQKVVDTVNATQPDLIAVVGDLVDGSVKDLGPAAAPLAQLSARHGAYFVTGNHEYFSGAEQWVEEVRHLGLHPLQNARTELPHFDLAGVNDVQGESEGQGPDFGRALGDRDTARACVLLAHQPVQIHESVRYGVDLQLSGHTHGGQLWPGNLIAAAANPTVAGLERYGDTQLYVSRGAGAWGPPTRVGAPSDITVIELASTRA; encoded by the coding sequence GTGGTCATCGTCTTCGTGCTCGTCGCCCTGGCCGTTCTGGCCGCCGTGACGGGGCTGTACTGGTACGTCTGGCGCCGCCTGGTCCGTGACACGACCGCAGGTCCGAACCGCGCGCGCCGTACCGGCACCGCGTTCTTCCTCACCGGCCCCGCCCTGATGATCGGCGCCCTGGTGGCCGAGCGCACCGGCGCCCCGTTCTGGCTCCAGCGCGTACTGGCATGGCCCGGCTTCCTGTGGATGGCCTGCTCGCTCTACCTGCTGCTGGCGGTCGTGGCAGGCGAGGCCGTACGACCCCTGCTGCGGCGGATGACGGACCGACACGCGCTCGCCGTACCGGCGGAAGCGGCTCGCGCCGTACCGGCGGGAGCGGCGGCGCGGAATCCGGCACCCATCGCCGACGCACCCGCGCCTGCCGCTGAGACTCCCGCGTCTGCGGCCGAGGCGCCCGCGTCCGCCGTCAGGCCGTCCGCGTCTGCGGCCGAGGCGCCCGCGTCTGCTGCGGAGATCGCGGCGCCCGCGGCCGAGACGCTCCCGCCCGCGGGGGAGCCGCCCGTGCCCGCCGCCGATACGGCCGTGCCCGCAGCGCCAGCGCCTCCGCCCACCGTCGACCCACCCGCGCCCCTCGCCGAGGCGCCCGCGTCCACCCACCCGGAGTCCGCGTCCGCCGCGCCCTCGCGTCGTCTCTTCGTCTCCCGGGTCGTCGCAGGTGCCGCGGCGAGCGCCGCCGTCGCGACCGTCGGGGTCGGTACGTACGGTGTGCTGCGCGGGCCCGGCGTGAAGCGGGTCACCGTGCCGCTGGTCAGACTGCCGCGCGCGGCGCACGGGTTCCGTATCGCCGTCGTCAGTGACATCCACCTGGGGCCGGTCCTCGGGCGGGGCTTCGCACAGAAGGTCGTCGACACGGTCAACGCCACCCAGCCCGACCTGATCGCGGTCGTCGGCGACCTGGTCGACGGCAGCGTCAAGGACCTGGGCCCGGCCGCGGCCCCGCTCGCGCAGCTTTCGGCGCGGCACGGGGCGTACTTCGTCACCGGCAACCACGAGTACTTCTCCGGTGCCGAGCAGTGGGTCGAGGAGGTACGGCACCTCGGGCTGCACCCGCTTCAGAACGCCCGCACCGAGCTGCCCCACTTCGACCTGGCCGGGGTCAACGACGTACAGGGCGAGAGCGAGGGGCAGGGGCCGGACTTCGGCCGGGCGCTCGGCGACCGCGACACCGCGCGCGCGTGCGTGCTGCTCGCCCACCAGCCGGTCCAGATCCACGAGTCCGTCCGCTACGGCGTCGACCTCCAGCTCTCCGGCCACACCCACGGCGGCCAGCTCTGGCCGGGCAACCTCATCGCCGCCGCCGCGAACCCGACCGTCGCGGGCCTGGAGCGCTACGGCGACACCCAGCTCTACGTCAGCCGGGGCGCCGGAGCCTGGGGGCCGCCCACGCGCGTGGGAGCGCCGTCGGACATCACCGTGATCGAGCTGGCCTCCACGCGCGCGTGA
- a CDS encoding D-alanyl-D-alanine carboxypeptidase family protein yields the protein MSAPKKTVRRSLLVASATLLSVSLAAPAALAAPKPSGSPSATPPAHMSTVGGTRLGRAGTQVDLAGGAPVLPKDLTARSWIVADAESGEVLAAHNAHWRLPPASTLKMLFADTVLPRFPKTTEHKVLHADLAGIGAGSSMVGIKENQTYTVHDLWLGVFLRSGNDAVHTLAQMNGGIRQTVKDMQAHAEELQALDTHVVTPDGYDARRQVSSAYDLTLFARSGLQKQDFREYCSTVRAAFPGGTKKNKKGKKVRETFEIQNTNRLLSGDSDVPVYRGIAGVKNGNTTNAGATFTGVAERGGKVLLVTVMNPEKNEHNEVYKESARLFDWGFQAVGKVRPVGELVRPRSASPSPDASGRPSATPADAQTGGSSSKPVVGAASAGGSSGVGIALAIAGGLLVLLAGGVFLVNRRWPLPDLVRRPSSRQ from the coding sequence GTGTCCGCACCGAAGAAGACCGTCAGAAGATCACTATTGGTCGCGTCCGCCACGTTGCTGTCCGTCTCGCTCGCCGCGCCCGCCGCCCTCGCGGCCCCGAAGCCGTCGGGCAGCCCCTCCGCCACTCCCCCGGCCCACATGTCGACGGTCGGCGGCACCCGCCTCGGCCGGGCCGGTACGCAGGTCGACCTGGCCGGCGGTGCCCCGGTGCTGCCGAAGGACCTCACCGCGCGCTCCTGGATCGTCGCCGACGCCGAGTCCGGCGAGGTGCTGGCCGCGCACAACGCGCACTGGCGGCTGCCCCCGGCGAGCACGCTGAAGATGCTGTTCGCCGACACCGTGCTGCCGAGGTTCCCGAAGACCACCGAGCACAAGGTCCTGCACGCGGACCTGGCGGGCATCGGCGCCGGCTCCAGCATGGTCGGGATAAAGGAGAACCAGACCTATACGGTCCACGACCTGTGGCTCGGCGTCTTCCTGCGCTCGGGCAACGACGCCGTGCACACGCTGGCCCAGATGAACGGCGGCATCAGACAGACCGTCAAGGACATGCAGGCGCACGCCGAGGAGCTCCAGGCCCTCGACACGCACGTGGTCACCCCCGACGGCTACGACGCGCGCAGGCAGGTCTCGTCGGCGTACGACCTGACGCTGTTCGCCCGCTCCGGGCTGCAGAAGCAGGACTTCCGGGAGTACTGCTCGACCGTGCGGGCGGCGTTCCCGGGCGGGACGAAGAAGAACAAGAAGGGCAAGAAGGTCCGCGAGACCTTCGAGATCCAGAACACCAACCGCCTGCTGAGCGGCGACAGCGACGTCCCGGTCTACCGGGGCATCGCGGGCGTCAAGAACGGCAACACCACCAACGCGGGCGCCACCTTCACCGGCGTCGCCGAGCGCGGCGGCAAGGTGCTGCTCGTCACCGTGATGAACCCGGAGAAGAACGAGCACAACGAGGTCTACAAGGAGAGCGCCCGGCTCTTCGACTGGGGCTTCCAGGCGGTCGGCAAGGTGCGGCCGGTGGGCGAGCTGGTCCGCCCGCGAAGCGCGTCGCCCTCGCCGGACGCGAGTGGCCGGCCGAGCGCCACCCCGGCGGACGCGCAGACCGGTGGCTCCTCGTCGAAGCCGGTGGTGGGCGCGGCCTCCGCGGGCGGTTCGAGCGGGGTCGGTATCGCGCTGGCCATCGCCGGCGGGCTGCTGGTGCTGCTGGCGGGCGGAGTGTTCCTGGTCAATCGCCGCTGGCCGCTGCCCGATCTGGTGCGTCGTCCTTCGTCCCGTCAGTGA
- a CDS encoding ABC transporter substrate-binding protein, whose amino-acid sequence MRILMTLLVLAVVGVGGWQLLPSDEAKNRTITVGTTDAASALDPAGAYDAGSWALFSNVFQSLLTFSPGGGQPVPDAAKSCAFVGGGLRTYRCELREGLKFPSGRSMTAEDVKYSFDRVKAINSDVGPAPLISTLGSVSVEGNAVTFHLSSPDAVWPFKVATGAGAIVDRYKYPAKSLRIGTGVDGTGPYRMTAYTKGTRAVLAPNGAYKGAVSSTGRPIELRYYANPGKLNSAWKAHQIDVASRTLPPGVLSGLSASDPRQRVTESDSSDARNLYFNTRAGMPLHDPRVRRALAWLVNREQLAATVYEGTVDPLYSLIPTGITGHTTAFFDDYPTQSVAKARQLLAEAGVTTPVRFTLGYGEGRGSGAEESAELKKQLETGGLFQVDVKGYEWTDFQKRWASDKLDAYAVGWVADYPDPDTFAAPLVGTDGTMNTGYSNKIVDGLILQSRRNADRSEAARSFQELQAQVATDVPLIPLWQSKEYIISTEDVGGGQYLSDGTGVFRLWRLNWI is encoded by the coding sequence ATGCGGATTCTCATGACGCTGCTCGTACTGGCGGTCGTAGGAGTGGGCGGCTGGCAGTTGCTGCCGTCGGACGAGGCCAAGAACAGGACCATCACGGTCGGCACGACGGACGCCGCTTCCGCACTGGACCCGGCCGGCGCCTACGACGCCGGTTCCTGGGCCCTGTTCAGCAACGTCTTCCAGTCGCTGCTGACCTTCTCGCCGGGCGGCGGCCAGCCCGTCCCGGACGCGGCGAAGAGCTGCGCCTTCGTGGGCGGCGGGCTGCGGACGTACCGCTGCGAGCTGCGCGAGGGGCTCAAGTTCCCGAGCGGGCGCTCGATGACGGCCGAGGACGTGAAGTACTCCTTCGACCGGGTCAAGGCGATCAACTCCGACGTCGGCCCAGCCCCGCTGATCAGCACGCTCGGCTCGGTGAGCGTCGAGGGCAACGCGGTCACCTTCCACCTGTCCTCGCCGGACGCCGTCTGGCCGTTCAAGGTGGCCACCGGCGCGGGCGCGATCGTCGACCGCTACAAGTACCCGGCGAAGAGCCTGCGCATCGGCACCGGGGTCGACGGCACCGGTCCGTACCGGATGACCGCGTACACCAAGGGCACGCGCGCCGTCCTCGCCCCGAACGGGGCCTACAAGGGCGCCGTCAGCAGCACCGGGCGCCCCATCGAGCTGCGGTACTACGCCAACCCCGGCAAGCTCAACAGCGCCTGGAAGGCCCACCAGATCGACGTCGCCTCGCGGACGCTGCCGCCGGGTGTCCTGTCCGGCCTCTCCGCGAGCGACCCACGCCAGCGCGTCACGGAGTCGGACAGCTCCGACGCCCGCAACCTGTACTTCAACACCCGGGCGGGCATGCCGCTGCACGATCCTCGCGTCCGGCGGGCGCTGGCCTGGCTGGTCAACCGCGAGCAGCTCGCCGCCACGGTGTACGAGGGCACGGTCGACCCCCTGTACTCGCTGATCCCGACCGGCATCACCGGTCACACCACCGCGTTCTTCGACGACTACCCGACGCAGAGCGTGGCCAAGGCCCGGCAGTTGCTGGCCGAGGCCGGCGTGACCACCCCGGTCCGCTTCACCCTCGGCTACGGCGAGGGCCGCGGCTCGGGCGCCGAGGAGTCCGCGGAGCTGAAGAAGCAGCTGGAGACCGGCGGCCTGTTCCAGGTGGACGTCAAGGGCTACGAGTGGACCGACTTCCAGAAGCGCTGGGCGTCGGACAAGCTCGACGCGTACGCGGTCGGCTGGGTCGCCGACTACCCGGACCCGGACACCTTCGCCGCCCCGCTCGTCGGTACCGACGGCACCATGAACACCGGCTACAGCAACAAGATCGTCGACGGGCTGATCCTGCAGAGCCGGCGGAACGCCGACCGCAGCGAGGCCGCCAGGTCCTTCCAGGAGCTCCAGGCCCAGGTGGCCACCGACGTGCCCCTGATCCCGCTGTGGCAGAGCAAGGAGTACATCATCAGCACCGAGGACGTCGGCGGCGGCCAGTACCTCTCCGACGGCACCGGCGTGTTCCGGCTGTGGCGCCTGAACTGGATCTGA
- a CDS encoding SCO4848 family membrane protein gives MKLSRPVSWFLLAFGVWSWIIWVTFVKNLIKDSSGLAFDGGHPTAYFWVHLTLAVVSFVLGTVIGGIGLRGLRALRRTS, from the coding sequence ATGAAGCTCAGCCGCCCTGTGTCCTGGTTCCTGCTCGCCTTCGGGGTGTGGAGCTGGATCATCTGGGTCACTTTCGTCAAAAACCTGATCAAGGACAGCAGCGGGCTCGCCTTCGACGGCGGCCACCCGACGGCGTACTTCTGGGTGCACCTGACGCTCGCGGTCGTCTCCTTCGTATTGGGGACGGTCATCGGGGGCATCGGGTTGCGCGGACTGCGCGCATTGCGCCGGACGTCATAG
- a CDS encoding TetR/AcrR family transcriptional regulator: MTGERPDEAGGSSKSEQTRALILQTAMRLFQEHGYDKTTMRAIAKEAGVSVGNAYYYFGGKEHLIQGFYDRIAAEHRLAVREVLDRETGLEARLAGVLKAWLDVAQPYHEFAVQFFKNAADPDSPLSPFSPESAHAREQVLAIHREVLAGSKAKVPAELRDVLPDLMWLSQMGLVLYWVFDRTEDRERSYRLAERGARLTALGVSLARFRVLRPLVLDLHGLFTDFLPGMTKALPDPAKKEKKAQEE, translated from the coding sequence GTGACGGGCGAGCGGCCCGACGAGGCCGGAGGGTCGAGCAAGTCCGAGCAGACGCGGGCGCTGATCCTCCAGACCGCGATGCGGCTGTTCCAGGAGCACGGCTACGACAAGACGACGATGCGGGCCATCGCCAAGGAGGCCGGGGTCTCCGTCGGGAACGCGTACTACTACTTCGGCGGCAAGGAGCACCTGATCCAGGGCTTCTACGACCGGATCGCCGCCGAGCACCGGCTCGCGGTCCGGGAGGTCCTGGACCGGGAGACCGGCCTGGAGGCCCGGCTGGCGGGCGTACTGAAGGCGTGGCTGGACGTCGCGCAGCCGTACCACGAGTTCGCGGTGCAGTTCTTCAAGAACGCCGCCGACCCGGACAGCCCGCTCAGCCCGTTCTCGCCGGAGTCGGCGCACGCGCGCGAGCAGGTCCTCGCCATCCACCGGGAGGTGCTGGCCGGGTCGAAGGCCAAGGTGCCCGCCGAACTGCGGGACGTACTGCCCGACTTGATGTGGCTCTCGCAGATGGGCCTCGTCCTGTACTGGGTCTTCGACCGGACCGAGGACCGCGAGCGCAGCTACCGTCTCGCCGAACGCGGGGCCCGTCTCACCGCCCTCGGCGTCTCCCTGGCCCGCTTCCGGGTCCTGCGCCCCCTCGTGCTCGACCTGCACGGCCTGTTCACGGACTTCCTGCCGGGCATGACGAAGGCGCTGCCGGACCCGGCGAAGAAGGAGAAGAAAGCCCAGGAAGAGTGA